A window of Schistocerca serialis cubense isolate TAMUIC-IGC-003099 chromosome 1, iqSchSeri2.2, whole genome shotgun sequence genomic DNA:
gaccagtttgttgacacctcCCATATGATTGTTATATTCTGAAATCATTCTTGGCTGTGGAACTTGCACTTTTTTGTTCTCAGCTTTGCTCCATCTCTTTACTTGGCTTACTGGATACACTATCTCATGGTTTGACAAGAGCTTTACACAGTTGTTATCCTTCCACATTACTATCATAACCTCCATATTCTTGTCAAATCTATAGTCATACgctcctctttgtttcttcttcatgatGTTCTCAGATCCTACTGGACAGTTATTTATTCACTTCATACAGGCAGTCCCAGATACCCATACTCTCATTTCTGAGAGCCATTTTATCAAACGGAAGCTCATACAAAAGTTATCAAAACATATTTTGTGAAGTTCAGGAGTCTGCAGAAAAGAAATCATATTCAACACTACTGATCCATCAAGCCCCGGAACAGAAACATCATTTGTATCCTTCGATTTTCCTTCATAGACTGACATGTGGTAACAGAAACTGCTTTGAGAACAGCACATGGTCCACTGTTTGAATCCAAATCTCACATTGTTTCCCACAAATAAACTGTTTTAGTTAATGGTGTCCATAATATCATACCATTTGCTCATCAATGCTCAGGCTGTCAGAAAAAACTTGAAATGTCAtgaaattattattcagtaaatccATCAACGGATGAGTTTTAAAAAGTTTATCCCTTTCACCAGGTGGGATTCTGTTCAGATGTGTGTTATCATTGAAATGAAGGTGGCACTTTGTTTCCAGGTAGCTGTTGTGTCTCATACACTGTCGTACACACCTTATGTCAGAGTCTTCATCTTCATTCCAGTATAGCTTTTCCTGTGGAAGAGCGTGGTATCCAGTGAAGAGTAGTATGCctatgaactttttttttggtATTCATAGGATAACTCATAGCTGTGATTATTATTCTGTGTAACATATCGGAAACTTCCACTGACAATCAAGTTCAGTACCAGTTCATCAAAAAATTCTTCGAAGCACTCAAGAGCAGATTTTCCTTTTAATGCTGCTACCAAATTAGATTCTCGCTGTCCAATTTCTGCTGTATCAGGATAGGTCTTAGAGTGTCACATCTGTTGTCCAGTTAGAAGTGACAATAGCTTTCTCCTTATTCTTTCATTGTCCTGCAAgttcctcatttttcttttttccattggcATGAATTTCCAAGGAACGTGGCACATCAGATGGAcagtattttcaaatatattttcatTGATATCTTTGCAGTTAGACATCTCACTTACGCTATCTGGAGGGAGTTCGACAATGCCAATGGTCTCAttcacatcaccatcatcatcaaaagAAGCCATGAAGTTCAGgtcatttacaatttcttcagtttcacctCGTAGAAAGTGCTTCATAGTGACTCATTATACCTGAGgagcaaataaaagcaaaataaagtttTACGCGGAAAGTGCCATGAGCCCCAAATGGAGATTGAAGGTTAGGCAGGTGTCGTGCAGAAATGAAATAGGTCTTTGAAATAAATGATTGATAAACATCTTCTCATATCATTACAGAACATGCCCGTACACAGATATTGGAAGTTATTTACATAATAACATGACTTACATGGTTTTAAAAATGTGCAACTCTTGTAATGCTGAAAAACATAGCTCCTTCACAGAAATAAAAGTGTACAACTCACTCATTTAACAACTGATGAAACTTCAATGCAAGCACTTGACAAAGGTCTGGACAACAATGGGAAATGGTAGCATTCGCTGCCAGCATTATTATAATTGCAAAATTTCTATTACAAAGACAAATCCCCAAATGGGGATCATGGCACTTAATGGATTAACTTCCAGTTATGTGTCTCTAAGGCTCAGTGTGTGATGTAATGACGTGAAATGCTATAATTTGTTATAAGTGTCAGACTATAAATATATAGTCAGTGTTCAcataagtcacatccaatgaaaatctgtaacacAACCATCTATGTGgcatgcttataattatgtattatttatattttaggacaattaatctgaaaaaaatgcaccacatttaat
This region includes:
- the LOC126454920 gene encoding piggyBac transposable element-derived protein 1-like, whose protein sequence is MKHFLRGETEEIVNDLNFMASFDDDGDVNETIGIVELPPDSTYPDTAEIGQRESNLVAALKGKSALECFEEFFDELVLNLIVSGSILLFTGYHALPQEKLYWNEDEDSDIRCVRQCMRHNSYLETKCHLHFNDNTHLNRIPPGERDKLFKTHPLMDLLNNNFMTFQVFSDSLSIDEQMWTMCCSQSSFCYHMSVYEGKSKDTNDVSVPGLDGSVVLNMISFLQTPELHKICFDNFCMSFRLIKWLSEMRVWVSGTACMK